One Pseudomonas sp. MM213 genomic window, CGACCCAGCGTTTACTTCGGCCTGGGGTTTCTGACACTGGGCGGCTTTATCGCCGGGATCATTTTCTGGGGCGGTTTCAACACGGCGCTGGAGCTGACCAACACCGAGAAGTTCTGTATTTCCTGCCATGAGATGCGCGACAACGTCTATGTCGAGTTGCAGGACACCATTCACTACACCAACCGCTCCGGTGTGCGCGCCAGTTGTCCGGACTGCCACGTTCCCCATGAGTGGACGCACAAGATCGCGCGCAAGATGCAGGCATCGAAGGAAGTCTGGGGCAAGCTGTTCGGCACCATCGACACCCGCGACAAATTCCTCACTTTGCGCCGTGAACTGGCGGAACATGAATGGGCCAGGCTCAAGGCCAACGACTCGCGCGAATGTCGCAACTGCCACAACTTTGAGTTCATGGACTTTACCCGCCAGGGCAAACGCGCTGCGGCCATGCACTCCACCGCATTGGCCAAGGGCGAGGCCACTTGCATCGACTGCCACAAGGGCATTGCGCACAAGTTGCCCGATATGAGTGGAGTGAAAGGATGGTGATGCATCCGAAATATCCGACCGGCCGCCCCACACCGTCAGCGTAGGGCGACAGATCTCACACCGGCATCAGTTCGTGGCTACCACTTTTTTGCCGACACTGTCCCACCCTCCTCCCAACGCCTTATAGATCGCGACGATGCCCCGGTACTGATCAATCTCACCCAACGCCTGCGCATCCTCGGCGTTCAGGCGTTCACGCTGCGCATCCAGCAACACCAGATAATCCACGGTGCCTTCCTTGTACTGGATCGCCGCCAGGTCTGCAGCCGCTCGGCTGGACTCGCTTTGCCGGATCAATGACAGCAGCCGCTGCTGGCGTTTGCCGTAGTCGCTGAAGGCGTTTTCCGACTCTTCCAGCGCCAGCAGCACTTACTGTTCGTAGGTGGCCAAGGCGCCTTCGGCATTCGCGTCGGCGCCCCGGATGCGCGCTCGCACACTGCCCAGGTCAAAAGCTGCCCAGGTAATGCTCGGTCCCAATCCCCAGGCTCTGGCGGCACTGGAACCAATCTGCGAACCACGGCCGGCGGTGAAACCGAGGAAGCCGCTCAAGCTCACTCTCGGGAACAGGTCGGCGGTGGCCACGCCGATTTCCG contains:
- a CDS encoding cytochrome c3 family protein — protein: MKALFALLKDYWGILCRPSVYFGLGFLTLGGFIAGIIFWGGFNTALELTNTEKFCISCHEMRDNVYVELQDTIHYTNRSGVRASCPDCHVPHEWTHKIARKMQASKEVWGKLFGTIDTRDKFLTLRRELAEHEWARLKANDSRECRNCHNFEFMDFTRQGKRAAAMHSTALAKGEATCIDCHKGIAHKLPDMSGVKGW